From one Enterobacter kobei genomic stretch:
- the hscA gene encoding Fe-S protein assembly chaperone HscA, translating to MALLQISEPGMSAAPHQRRLAAGIDLGTTNSLVATVRSGQAETLTDSEGRHLLPSVVHYQQNSHSVGYDARDNAARDPVNTISSVKRLMGRSLADIQARYPHLPWQLQASENGLPMIATPAGLLNPVRVSADILTALAARAKDALAGELDGVVITVPAYFDDAQRQGTKDAARLAGLHVLRLLNEPTAAAIAYGLDSGTEGVIAVYDLGGGTFDISVLRLSRGVFEVLATGGDSALGGDDFDHLLADHIRERAGLRDRSDNHQQRELLDAAIAAKIALSDADSVEVNVAGWQGTVTREQFDALIAPLVKRTLLSCRRALKDAGVEASEVLEVVMVGGSTRVPLVRERVGDFFGRTPLTSIDPDRVVAIGAAIQADILVGNKPDSEMLLLDVIPLSLGLETMGGLVEKVIPRNTTIPVARAQEFTTFKDGQTAMSIHVMQGERELVQDCRSLARFALRGLPAMPAGGAHIRVTFQVDADGLLSVTAMEKSTGVEASIQVKPSYGLTDSEIATMIQDSMSFAEQDVKARMLAEQKVEAARVLESLQSALAADAALLSAAERQAIDEAAAHLRAMAEGDDTDAIEQAIKNTDKQTQEFAARRMDQSVRSALKGHSVDEV from the coding sequence ATGGCCTTATTACAAATTAGTGAGCCTGGCATGAGTGCTGCACCGCATCAGCGTCGGCTGGCGGCAGGCATTGACTTAGGCACCACCAATTCGCTGGTGGCTACCGTGCGTAGCGGCCAGGCAGAAACGCTGACCGACAGCGAAGGGCGTCATCTGCTGCCCTCGGTCGTGCATTATCAGCAGAACAGCCACTCAGTGGGTTACGACGCCCGTGACAACGCCGCGCGCGATCCGGTGAATACCATCAGCTCGGTAAAACGCCTGATGGGCCGCTCGCTGGCGGATATTCAGGCCCGCTACCCGCATCTGCCATGGCAGTTGCAGGCCAGTGAAAACGGTCTGCCGATGATCGCCACCCCGGCTGGCTTGCTGAATCCGGTGCGTGTGTCTGCCGATATTCTTACCGCACTGGCCGCTCGCGCCAAAGACGCGCTGGCGGGCGAACTCGACGGCGTGGTGATCACCGTACCCGCCTACTTTGATGACGCCCAGCGTCAGGGCACTAAAGACGCGGCGCGTCTTGCCGGACTGCACGTGCTGCGCCTGCTCAACGAGCCGACCGCGGCGGCCATCGCTTACGGTCTGGATTCCGGCACCGAAGGCGTGATCGCAGTCTACGATCTGGGCGGCGGCACCTTTGATATTTCCGTGTTGCGCCTGAGCCGTGGCGTGTTTGAAGTGCTGGCCACCGGCGGCGACTCCGCGCTGGGCGGCGATGATTTCGACCACCTGCTCGCGGATCATATCCGTGAACGGGCGGGCCTGCGCGATCGCAGCGATAACCATCAGCAGCGCGAACTGCTGGATGCGGCCATCGCGGCGAAAATCGCCTTAAGCGATGCCGACAGCGTTGAGGTTAACGTGGCTGGCTGGCAGGGCACCGTTACCCGCGAGCAGTTCGATGCGCTGATTGCGCCGCTGGTAAAACGCACGCTGCTCTCCTGCCGTCGCGCGCTGAAAGACGCGGGTGTTGAGGCCAGTGAGGTGCTGGAAGTGGTGATGGTGGGCGGTTCGACCCGCGTACCGCTGGTGCGCGAGCGCGTCGGCGACTTCTTTGGCCGCACGCCGCTAACCTCGATCGATCCCGATCGTGTGGTCGCCATTGGCGCTGCGATCCAGGCTGATATTCTGGTGGGCAACAAGCCGGACAGCGAAATGCTGCTGCTGGATGTCATCCCGCTCTCCCTCGGTCTTGAAACCATGGGCGGACTGGTGGAGAAAGTGATCCCGCGTAACACCACCATTCCGGTGGCGCGCGCGCAGGAATTCACCACCTTCAAAGACGGGCAAACCGCGATGTCGATCCACGTGATGCAGGGCGAGCGCGAGCTGGTGCAGGATTGCCGTTCGCTGGCCCGCTTTGCACTGCGCGGTCTGCCGGCGATGCCGGCGGGCGGGGCGCACATTCGCGTCACTTTCCAGGTGGATGCCGACGGTCTGCTTTCCGTCACCGCCATGGAGAAATCCACCGGCGTTGAAGCGTCTATCCAGGTGAAACCGTCCTATGGGCTGACCGACAGCGAAATCGCCACCATGATCCAGGATTCCATGAGCTTTGCCGAACAGGACGTGAAAGCGCGTATGCTGGCGGAGCAAAAAGTGGAAGCGGCGCGCGTGCTGGAAAGCCTGCAAAGCGCGCTGGCTGCCGATGCCGCGCTGTTAAGCGCCGCAGAGCGTCAGGCCATTGACGAGGCTGCCGCGCATCTGCGCGCGATGGCGGAAGGCGATGACACCGACGCAATAGAACAAGCCATTAAAAATACAGACAAACAAACCCAGGAATTTGCCGCTCGCCGCATGGACCAGTCGGTCCGTAGCGCGCTGAAAGGCCATTCCGTAGACGAGGTTTAA
- a CDS encoding MurR/RpiR family transcriptional regulator: MDNRLAPLLTHSKSLTRAEYRVLAHLTAHPLQVGKMTVRDLAQATYVSTATIMRLCRKLGFSGYSELIWHCKQLLSDTPHIGVEPGLSADLPALFSQFISNYQHTFRWVTEEKRRRFASLLREKERFFLYGAGFSYLFAEYLTKKLQVLGKTAFISGPGDSRNIFLSNAARYEVFIAVSRSGETEQVLDKATIAANVGMTVVAFTRASANSLAGMADLHFPLYDEAVHYDAEAAGVTSFESNLVLLMDLLLLEATG; this comes from the coding sequence ATGGATAACCGACTGGCACCTTTGCTGACGCACAGCAAATCGCTGACGCGGGCGGAGTACCGCGTGCTGGCCCACCTGACGGCGCACCCGCTGCAGGTGGGGAAAATGACCGTGCGTGATTTAGCACAGGCGACCTATGTTTCCACCGCCACCATTATGCGTTTATGCCGCAAGCTCGGTTTCAGCGGCTACAGCGAGCTGATCTGGCACTGTAAGCAGTTGCTGTCCGACACGCCCCATATCGGCGTGGAGCCGGGTCTGAGCGCAGATCTTCCTGCGCTGTTCAGCCAGTTCATCAGCAACTATCAGCACACTTTTCGCTGGGTGACGGAGGAGAAACGCCGCAGGTTCGCATCGCTGCTGCGGGAAAAAGAGCGCTTTTTTCTCTACGGAGCCGGGTTTTCCTATCTGTTTGCTGAATACCTGACCAAGAAGCTACAGGTGCTGGGCAAGACGGCATTTATTTCCGGGCCAGGTGACAGCCGCAATATTTTTCTCAGCAATGCGGCACGCTATGAAGTGTTTATTGCCGTGTCGCGCAGCGGTGAAACGGAGCAGGTACTGGATAAAGCCACCATTGCCGCGAATGTCGGTATGACGGTGGTAGCTTTCACCCGCGCTTCGGCGAATAGCCTGGCGGGGATGGCAGATCTGCATTTTCCGCTGTATGACGAAGCGGTGCACTACGATGCTGAAGCTGCTGGCGTGACGTCATTTGAATCGAATCTGGTGCTGTTGATGGATTTGTTGCTGCTGGAGGCGACCGGGTGA
- the iscX gene encoding Fe-S cluster assembly protein IscX, with product MGLKWTDSREIGEALYDSRPDLDPKTVRFTDLHQWICELEDFDDDPNASNEKILEAILLVWLDEAE from the coding sequence ATGGGCCTCAAGTGGACCGACAGCCGCGAAATCGGCGAGGCGCTGTACGACAGCCGTCCGGATCTGGATCCGAAAACCGTTCGCTTCACTGACCTGCATCAGTGGATCTGTGAACTGGAAGACTTTGATGACGACCCAAACGCATCCAATGAAAAAATTCTGGAAGCGATTCTGCTAGTCTGGTTAGATGAAGCAGAATAA
- the sseA gene encoding 3-mercaptopyruvate sulfurtransferase has protein sequence MTTSYFVAADWLIEHSDDPEIQIIDARMAPAGQEHLRDMNAEYRAGHLPGAVFFDIEALSDHTTPLPHMLPRAEAFAVAMRELGVDGHKHLVVYDEGNLFSAPRAWWMLKAFGVETVSILAGGLAGWQRAGLPLQEGDVTLPESDFEATFDAARVKRLTDVLLVSHERTAQLVDARPAARFNAEADEPRPGLRRGHIPGALNVPWPDLVVEGELKTTDELKEIFERQGVDITRPIIASCGSGVTAAVVILALTTLGADDVKLYDGSWSEWGARDDLPVEPV, from the coding sequence ATGACCACCTCATATTTTGTCGCAGCCGACTGGCTCATCGAACACAGTGATGATCCTGAAATCCAGATTATTGATGCCCGTATGGCCCCTGCCGGACAGGAGCATTTGCGGGATATGAACGCTGAATACCGCGCCGGGCATCTGCCGGGCGCGGTTTTTTTTGATATCGAAGCCCTTTCCGATCACACCACTCCCCTGCCGCACATGTTGCCGCGCGCCGAAGCCTTTGCGGTAGCGATGCGCGAGCTGGGCGTCGATGGCCATAAACATCTGGTGGTATACGATGAGGGCAATCTGTTTTCCGCGCCGCGCGCCTGGTGGATGCTGAAAGCCTTTGGCGTTGAGACCGTCTCGATTCTGGCGGGCGGGCTGGCAGGCTGGCAACGCGCAGGGCTGCCGCTGCAGGAGGGGGATGTCACGCTGCCGGAAAGTGATTTCGAGGCGACCTTCGATGCCGCTCGTGTCAAACGTCTTACCGATGTGCTGCTGGTCAGTCACGAACGCACGGCGCAGCTGGTGGATGCCCGTCCGGCGGCGCGCTTTAACGCCGAAGCCGACGAGCCGCGTCCCGGTCTGCGTCGCGGCCATATTCCCGGCGCACTTAACGTGCCCTGGCCGGATCTGGTGGTGGAAGGCGAGCTGAAAACCACCGATGAATTAAAAGAAATTTTTGAACGCCAGGGTGTGGATATCACCAGACCCATCATCGCCAGCTGCGGCTCCGGCGTGACGGCGGCGGTGGTGATCCTGGCGCTGACCACGCTTGGCGCTGACGATGTCAAACTGTATGACGGCTCATGGAGTGAATGGGGCGCGCGGGATGATTTGCCCGTTGAACCTGTCTGA
- the pepB gene encoding aminopeptidase PepB: MTTEAMNITLSTAPADARWGEKATYSIDAEGITLHLNGKDDLGLIQRAARKIDGLGIKHVALAGEGWDVDRSWAFWQGYKGPKGSRKVEWASLPEAEQKELDSRRKIIDWVRDTINAPAEELGPEQLAERAVDLLSDVAGDKVSYRITKGEDLREQDYMGIYTVGRGSERTPVLLALDYNPTGDKDAPVFACLVGKGVTFDSGGYSIKQSAFMDSMKSDMGGAATITGALAFAITRGLNKRVKLYLCCADNLISGNAFKLGDIIRYRNGKTVEIMNTDAEGRLVLADGLINADKQKPQMIIDAATLTGAAKTALGNDYHALLSFDDELANRLLASAAAENEPFWRLPLAEIHRSQLPSNFAELNNTASAAFPAGASTAAGFLSHFVENYKQGWLHIDCSATYRKAAVEQWSAGATGLGVRAIANLLTAE; the protein is encoded by the coding sequence ATGACAACTGAAGCCATGAACATCACGTTATCCACCGCGCCTGCCGATGCGCGCTGGGGCGAAAAAGCGACCTACAGCATCGATGCTGAAGGCATTACGTTGCATCTTAACGGCAAAGACGATTTAGGTTTGATCCAGCGTGCCGCGCGGAAAATCGACGGCCTGGGCATTAAACACGTCGCGCTGGCTGGCGAAGGCTGGGACGTGGATCGCAGCTGGGCCTTCTGGCAGGGTTATAAAGGGCCAAAAGGCAGCCGTAAAGTCGAGTGGGCCAGCCTGCCGGAAGCCGAACAGAAAGAGCTCGACAGCCGCCGTAAAATTATCGACTGGGTGCGCGACACCATTAACGCCCCCGCCGAAGAGTTAGGCCCCGAGCAACTGGCCGAGCGCGCGGTCGATCTGCTGAGCGATGTCGCCGGTGATAAGGTCAGCTATCGCATCACCAAAGGCGAAGATCTGCGCGAGCAAGATTACATGGGGATCTATACCGTGGGTCGCGGCTCTGAGCGCACGCCGGTACTGCTGGCGCTGGACTACAACCCGACCGGCGACAAAGACGCGCCAGTGTTCGCCTGCCTCGTCGGCAAAGGCGTGACCTTTGACTCTGGTGGCTACAGCATCAAGCAAAGTGCCTTTATGGACTCCATGAAGTCCGACATGGGCGGCGCGGCCACCATCACCGGTGCCCTGGCTTTTGCCATCACCCGTGGGCTGAACAAGCGTGTAAAACTCTATCTCTGCTGCGCCGACAACCTGATCAGCGGCAACGCCTTCAAGCTGGGCGACATTATCCGTTACCGTAACGGCAAAACCGTTGAGATCATGAACACCGATGCGGAAGGCCGCCTGGTACTGGCGGACGGCTTGATCAACGCCGACAAGCAAAAACCGCAGATGATCATCGACGCCGCCACGCTGACCGGCGCGGCGAAAACCGCACTGGGTAACGACTATCACGCGCTGTTGAGCTTTGACGACGAGCTGGCTAACCGTCTGCTGGCGAGTGCCGCGGCGGAAAACGAACCGTTCTGGCGTCTGCCGCTGGCGGAGATCCATCGCAGCCAGCTACCGTCGAACTTCGCCGAACTTAACAACACCGCCAGCGCTGCCTTCCCGGCAGGGGCCAGCACCGCGGCAGGTTTCCTGTCCCACTTTGTGGAAAACTACAAACAGGGCTGGCTGCACATCGACTGCTCCGCAACCTATCGTAAAGCGGCGGTTGAGCAGTGGTCCGCAGGCGCAACCGGTCTGGGTGTGCGTGCGATCGCCAACCTGTTGACGGCGGAATAA
- the fdx gene encoding ISC system 2Fe-2S type ferredoxin codes for MPKIVFLPHQDLCPDGAVLEAKTGETILDVALRNGIEIEHACEKSCACTTCHCVVREGFDSLTESTEDEDDMLDKAWGLEPESRLSCQARVADEDLVVEMPRYTINHAREH; via the coding sequence ATGCCTAAGATTGTTTTTCTGCCTCATCAGGACCTCTGTCCGGATGGCGCAGTTCTGGAAGCGAAAACCGGTGAAACCATTCTCGACGTCGCGCTGCGCAACGGTATCGAGATTGAACACGCCTGCGAAAAATCCTGCGCCTGCACCACCTGTCACTGCGTGGTGCGTGAAGGTTTTGACTCGCTGACCGAAAGCACGGAAGACGAAGACGATATGCTGGACAAAGCCTGGGGGCTGGAGCCGGAAAGCCGTTTAAGCTGCCAGGCTCGTGTCGCCGATGAAGATCTGGTGGTCGAGATGCCGCGCTACACCATCAACCACGCGCGGGAGCATTAA
- the sseB gene encoding enhanced serine sensitivity protein SseB: protein MSETKNELETLLEQAATEPAHRPAFFRALMAATVWVPGTAAEGEAVVADSALELQHWEKDDGTSVIPFFTSLEALQQAVSDEQAFVVLPVSTLFEMTLGETLFLNAKLPTGKEFTPREISHLVGGEENPLSQQEVLEGGTSLLLSEVAEPPAQMIDSLTTLFKTLKTVKRAWLCSIKEGADAPANLLIGIEAEGDIETVIQTTGSVATDTLPGDEPIDICQVVEGDKGISHFMMAHITPFYEKRWGSFLRDFKQNRII, encoded by the coding sequence ATGTCGGAAACGAAAAACGAACTCGAAACCCTGCTTGAGCAGGCGGCTACGGAACCTGCACACCGCCCGGCATTTTTCCGGGCGCTGATGGCGGCGACCGTCTGGGTGCCGGGTACGGCCGCCGAAGGGGAGGCCGTGGTCGCAGACTCCGCGCTGGAGCTTCAGCACTGGGAAAAAGATGACGGCACCTCGGTGATCCCGTTCTTTACCTCACTGGAAGCATTACAGCAGGCAGTGAGCGACGAGCAGGCCTTCGTGGTGCTGCCGGTGAGCACCCTGTTCGAGATGACGCTTGGCGAGACCCTGTTCCTGAACGCTAAACTGCCGACCGGAAAAGAGTTCACACCGCGTGAAATCAGCCATCTGGTGGGCGGTGAAGAAAATCCGCTCAGCCAGCAGGAAGTGCTGGAGGGCGGCACCTCGCTGCTGCTGTCAGAAGTGGCAGAACCGCCCGCGCAGATGATCGACTCGCTGACGACGCTGTTTAAAACCCTGAAGACGGTGAAGCGGGCCTGGCTGTGCTCCATCAAGGAAGGGGCGGACGCACCGGCGAATTTGCTGATTGGCATTGAAGCGGAAGGCGACATCGAAACGGTGATCCAGACTACCGGCAGCGTCGCCACCGACACGCTGCCTGGGGATGAACCCATTGATATCTGTCAGGTAGTGGAAGGCGATAAGGGCATCAGCCACTTTATGATGGCGCATATCACGCCGTTTTATGAAAAGCGCTGGGGCAGCTTCCTGCGCGACTTCAAACAAAACCGCATCATCTGA